CTGTGGATATCTTGCAGTTAGCAGTAGTTATCCTCAATCCATTTTtcatgtatattaaattatgcacATTATCCTCAAATAACCGTCATGTACTTTTAAAACTTGTAAACATATACCAAATTTAACAGTTGCCTGAGACTTATCACATCATTAATAGCACATTGTAGTCTTAATTATTCATTCTCAAAGAGTTTGAACCCCCATTCCATAAGTGTTTAAACAAAAGACATCACTATGGGCATTTATATGCTTTGTTAAACAACTAAGGTGAAGTAATTAAAGCTTTAAcccattaaaattattcatgcgGGCATTATTGTTGTGAGTTGTTAAATTAGtctatcaaaaatgtatgtttttgaaGCACATAATCCTTAAGAAGAAGTACTTCTTGATTTGCGTGAGTACGCAAAAAACTTGTGAATAATGAGTAATTATGTATCTTGTTATGAGAGACATTAATATAGTGTaacttaaaatatctttttttatgtaaaatattgacataatttaaacattatcattgcaataattaacaaatattgtgTAAGAGATTTCCTTGggttattataagtaaaataagtataagAATTACTGTGTGTATCTTGCAATACCAAGTGAACTGCAGAGACATTCCAAAacagtcaaatatttttatatgaaataaaaactgcTCTACATTATTACTTtcgtaattttgttttagtatcAAATGTGAATACCAATGCTACCTCAATACAGTATGTAGGTTAAAGATTAGAAACATTAATAATACGCAACATTTCTTGAACGATAGTGTTTATCTTCAAAgttctaattaaaatgttatggcACTAGAaacgttttttatttcctcGTTCAGCCAATAAGGTTAATGTACGGTCCAATCTGTCCTTGTGgttaaataaaattcctataaGATTATTAGCGAATTCTTTCGCGCATTCAATCATAACGAAATACCACCGCGTGTGGACCTAgtggaatttaaaaataattggcactgtattatattaaaaaccatACGGTGAATAGTTGGTACTTTAATAAGTATATAGTCATATTTTCAAATTCTAAGTAAAGTACTTTACTATATTATCAGGGGATAAGTTAGGGGATTGAATGGTTATCGCATCCTATCGATTTGATGACAAATAAACGGAACGCGACGCCGTGCACGCCGGCGtgttaaaataacacttttacGCCTCTTAAACATACTTCAACCATCCCAATATACAAAACAagcccaaaataaaataataagcttAGAAATGCAGcgagatttatttataaaacacaaactTACCAGCAACAACTGTATCGCTCAAGTCATATTTCACTGGTTTTGGAAACTCTCTCAACTTTCGTCCACTCAATTTTAATTCACCACTCAAATACGCATCTTCGATAATTCTTTCTAACGATTTTGTTAACTGACTATGAATACTATTGTGCCCGTTCATATTTACACTCACACACGGCCCTAACACggccatattctttttaaactgAAAAGAAAACTGTTTTCTGATGTCGTTTACATGATTGCCAACGTAATAAAGCCAATTGTTGCTAATCTCACTTCAATGTTTTTTAATCTTTCCATTCACGTAACTTTGCGTCAAAATATTAAGAACCTTAATCGTAATCAATGTTAAAGTATAATACATCACTAACCAATAATCATCAGaacatcttttattttataaaaataattttagctgTTTACATGACCTGAGAACATAATTACTGTTAAAAAATCGGcaacagtttttattattgGATTCACAATTTTACGTCTGGTTTAAATCTTACTTCAACTTTGACTGCCTCGATAGCGTAATTGTAATACGTATGCGATACGTGTATAACTTCCGCGCTTAGTTccttggttcgaatcccgggtcgaacTAATACAAATGCAACAATTTGTAATAGGAAAGGTTTTTCACACctgcgaagccgcaagcaacacctatttactaataagaagaagtaattaataataaattgacagTCCTGTATagcgaaaaatatttgttgatataatttttattattaaaaatcacaaacttataataatattatagattgaTTCTTGTACTATGtcgattttgtttttcattggTGCCACTATTTGAATAAAGTGAATAGCTAGTTCTACAACTAACTTCAGTTGTCAATGCTGCAAACATAACAATGTGTGACATCTGCTTAAGGCGTGACATTGACATTAACCTAACCTATAAATTCACCCAATGTTCTGCGGTGTTCATtctgtgataatttaatttaattagttcaaAATGACGATTATTAATGCTTTTcgagttgtaaatatttttagaaatgctAGCAAATCCAATGTGTCGCCAATTCAGGTAAGTGCCTACAActtagtttaattaataatggaTTTCTTAGCGTTCGTGCTTGGTCAAGTTTTTACGTAATTCCTGTAATTTGCTATGATACTAATATCTTTAGGGTGCTTATAAGCCAAATTATAAAGTGCGATTAGTTGATTCTATAATAGATTCTAAGAATCCGGTAAGACGACACTCACAGAACGAATATTGTTCTACACTGGAAGAATAGATGCTATGCATGAGGTTTGTATGATGACAGACTTGATTTAACCcactttaattaacataaaaattatgtgttttaatttacaataacatgatggtaaaatacaaaaacacaaacaaaaacactttcatataaattatttcaatagaatCCTCTCTACCTTTGTTCAATGTACAGGTAAGAGGAAAAGACAATGTAGGAGCAGTAATGGACTCCATGGAACTTGAACGCAAAGAGGCATCACAATCCAATCTGCAGCCACATACACTATATGGAAGGACCATAACATCAATATCATTGACACACCTGGTCCGCGTAGACTTCACTGTGGAAGTGGAGAGAGCTTTTGCGAGTCCTTGGACGGGGCTGTGCTTGTATTATGTGCAGTTGGTGGAGTCCAGAGTCAACGTTAACTGTCAATCGACAAATGAAAAGATACAATGTACCGTTTTTGgcatttatcaataaattggATAGATTGGGTTCCAATCCCTACAGGTTCGTAATATTGGCATTTTATTTAGGATTTATAGAATACTATATATTTGTGTAACTCAAttggacaaaataaaaatagggtACTATGGTAAGGTGTTAATTTCACCATAAAAATTTGTACAAACTTGCTTATTCCAGCAGGCAATAATGGATATTAACTTTAACGTTAATTGTAGTTATTTTACCATGCATTCataagttgtaaaataaaaatataactccatatttattgtaaccaaataaaatatttacagagtATTGGCAAATCGTTCCAAAATGAACCATAATGCTGCATTTATTCACTTGCCTATTGGCTTTGAGAAGGGAAATGTCAAGGTATCTTGGATATCATTGGGAGAGAAAGCGATGTACTTTGATGGAGATTATGGTGAGATAGTGCGTCTTGATGAGGTGCCTCAGGATAGAAGAGCAGAGGTGCAAGAGAGGAGGCATGAATTAATAGAGCATTTGTCTAATGTTGATGAGCATTTGGGTAAGAATATCAGCGATTCTATAAGTAACAGTTTAAATAAGGTTGTTTCCCATGTtcgattttgtatattatagtatatgtaatagataatatgaataagaaattCTGCTGTGAAATCAACATCAAAATTGATCGAAGCATAAGCAGCATATATAACTAAATTCTCAACATCATGtttcttcattattttttagaattaatttagcTCCAGaataatgttgataaaaaatctagaatatttatatccattttagatttttatcagtaaatatttattatttttatttacaggtgAACTATTTCTTGAAGAAAAGACGCCAACAGTTGAAGACATCAAGCAAGCTATTAGACGCAACA
This DNA window, taken from Manduca sexta isolate Smith_Timp_Sample1 chromosome 23, JHU_Msex_v1.0, whole genome shotgun sequence, encodes the following:
- the LOC119190320 gene encoding elongation factor G, mitochondrial-like, encoding MYFDGDYGEIVRLDEVPQDRRAEVQERRHELIEHLSNVDEHLGELFLEEKTPTVEDIKQAIRRNTLKRTLHQYF